ACCGATAAAAGCGAGCGATAGCGCACGGTGTAGGCGCGGGTAAAGTTCATGCCCACCAGGTAATCCGCCTGGGCGCGGCAGCGGGCGGACTGGTAGAGCGCGTCGTATTCGTGGCCCTCGCGCAGGTTTTTCAGCCCCTCGCGCAGGGCGGCATCCGTCATGGCCGAGACCCAGAGGCGCCTAAAGGGCTTGCGGCAGCCGGCCTGGTGGTAGATCAGCCGGAAGATCAGCTCCCCCTCCCGTCCGGAGTCGGTGGCGCAGATCAGGTCGGTGACCTCGTCGCTTAGCATCAGCTTTTTGATGGCGCTGTACTGCTTGCGTGTTTTGGGCAGCACCTTGCAGGGGATCTCTCCGGGCAGGATGGGCAGGGCCTTGAGCGACCAGTGGGCCCAGCGCTCGTCGATCTCCTCAGGCTCTTTCAGGCCCACCAGGTGCCCCAGCGCCCAGGTGACGATATAATCCTCCCCCACCAGGCACCCCTCGCCGGACTTGCGGCACTTAAGCACCCGCGCCAGCTCTTTGGCAACGGAGGGCTTCTCCGCCACCACCAAGGTCTTCCCCATTTCGTTACTCCCCCAATTCGTTTTCCATGGGCGTACGGATATGGCGCCCCTCCATTTACTATCGTTTTCCCCCGGCCTGCCGCAGGGGGCGGCCCAGAACCCGCTTGTTCTCCCCGTCATTCCGAGCATCGCGAGGCATCTCATGGAGAGTGCCGGGTATTGCTTGCCCACGCCCCGCCGGTAAAGCCCTGCCCTCGTGCCAATGCCGGAGATTCTTCGCTGCGGCTGCGCCTGCGCTCTGAATGACGCTTTATAAAGGTACGCTGGGGCCTCCTGTGCGGATGGGCGCAGGGCCTCTACGCCCTTGCTATCCGCCACCATTATACCATGCCCTGAATGCTCCCCGCAAACGCGCCTGCTCTCCCCATTTTTCGCCTTGCCCTGCCCGGGGATACCCCCTATAATAGGAGATAGGGCGCCGGATGCTGTGCGCCCCAAAACCATGTGAAGATAAAGGCCTGCGGGCCTTATGAGGGGGAGAAAAAATGGCAAAAGATCTGGAAAATATCGCAGTGCTTTCCGCCGGGCGGCTGCCCTCCCGCGCCACGATGTACCCGTATGCCCGGGAGGAGGCGGCGCTGACCTTCCAGCGGGAGCTATCGCCCTATTTTAAGCTGCTCAGCGGCGTGTGGGCCTTCCGCTACGCGGAAAACGCCGGGGGTTTTTCTCCGGCGGAGGTGCTGGATACCTCGGCGGTAGAGACCTTGAAATGGGATGAAACGCCCGTGCCCTCCTGTTGGCAGATGCAGGGCTATGGCCGCAACCAGTACACCAATATCCGCTATCCTTTCCCGGTGGACCCGCCCTATGTGCCGGACCAGAACCCGGTGGGCTTTTACCGGCGCGCTTTCCGCCTGCCGGCGGCCTTTGCCGGGCGGCGGGTGCACCTGCACTTTGACGGGGTGGCCGGCTTTTTCTACGTATATTTAAATGGCTCCCGCGTGGGCTTTAGCCAGGGGGCGCACCTGCCCAGCGAGTTTGACATCACCGCCTTTTTGCGCGAGGGGGATAACTACCTGGACGTGGTGGTGTTTCAGTGGTCCTTCGCCAGCTATTTAGAGGATCAGGATATGTGGCGGATGAACGGCATCTTCCGTGACGTGTACCTGACCGCCCAAGGGCCGGTGTACTTAGCGGACGTCTATACCCGCACCGCTTTTGAGGGGCGCGACGGGGTGCTGCGCATTACCCCGGCCATGGCCGGAAATAAGGATACCACCGGCTATACCCTCTCCGCCAAACTGTACGGGCCCCGGGGCCAGCTGGCTGCCAGCGGCAGCTTTGCCTCCCTGCAGGAGGAGATGACCCTGCGCGTGCCGGACGTGACGCCCTGGAACTGCGAAGTGCCCGCCCTATACACTTTGGTGCTGGCGCTGGAAGGCCCGGGCGGCCTGCAGCAGATCAGCCCGCTGCGCATCGGCTTTAAAGAGGTGGCCGTACATGATGGGCAGCTGTGGGTCAATGGGGTATCCGTTAAGCTCAAGGGCGTGAACCGGCACGACTTTTCGCCCGACCGGGGCTACGCCGTCACCTTTGAGGAGATGGAGCGGGATGTGCGGCTGATGAAGCAGTACAACATCAACACGGTCCGCACTTCCCACTATCCCAACGATCCCCGCTTTTTAGACCTTTGCGACCGGTACGGCCTGTTCGTCATCGATGAGTGCGATATTGAGACCCACGGCATGGAAGAGGTGGGCAACGTATCGGCCATATCGGACGATGCGGCCTGGCAGCAGGCCTATCTGGAGCGGGCCCACCGCATGGTCCTGCGGGACCGCAACCATCCCAGCGTGATCATCTGGTCGCTGGGCAACGAATCCGGCCACGGGCAAAACCACGTGGCCATGGCTCAGGCCATCCGTTCCTTAGACCCCACCCGCCCCATCCACTATGAGGGGGGCTACGACTCGGCAGAGCTGGACATCGTCAGCCGCATGTACGCAACGCTGGAGGAGTGCATCCGCCAGGGCGCTCAGGTTCAGGACGAGCGGCCCTTCTTCCAGTGCGAGTACGCCCACGCCATGGGCAACGGCCCCGGGCACCTGAAGGATTACTGGGACGCCTTTTACCGCTATCCCCGGCTGATCGGCGGATGCGTATGGGAGTGGGCGGATCACGGCATCCGCGTACAGGATGAAGGAGGCGCCAGCCACTTTGCCTATGGCGGCGACTTTGGCGAGTACCCTCACGATAGCAATTTCTGCATCGATGGGCTGTGCAACCCGGACCGGGTGCCTCATGAGAGCCTGAAGGCCTACAAGTGGATCATCCAGCCGGTGCACATCACCGCCGCGCACCCGGAGCAGGGGCGCATCACGGTGGAAAACCGCCACTTTTTCCGGGACCTGGGGTACCTGACCCCCAGCTGGTCTTTGCGGGTGGATGGGCGCGCCGTGGCCAGCGGCGCGCTGGCGCCGCTGTACATCGGCCCCGGGGAGAGCCGGGAGCTGGAGCTGCCCTTCCCCCAGCGGCTGCCCATACCCGGCGTCTGGTCGCTGCAGGTATCCTTTGCCCTGGCGCAGGATACCCTGTGGGCCCATGCCGGCCACCGGGTGGCTTTCCAGCAGTTCCTGTTGCCGGACACCGCCGCAGCGCCCCAACTGCCCTTAGCCGCGCTGCCCAGTATGCAGACCCAGTCTGACGGGCGCGTCCTCACCGTGACGGGCACGGATTTTACCGCCCGTTTTGACCTGACCCAGGGCAACCTGTGCGCCCTTGGCTATCAGGGCCTGGAGCTGATCGCCAAGGGCCCGCAGCCTAACTTCTGGCGCGCCCCTACGGATAACGATGCCCACGCCATCGAAGAAGTGTGGCGCAAGGCGGGGCTTCATCGCTTACAGACCCGCAAGCGGGATTGCTCCTGGCATTATAATAAAGACGGTACCCTTACGGTGTGCGCCTGCGCCAGGCTGGCCGCGGCGGCCTGCCCGCCGGTGGCGGACATCATCTCCACCTATACGGTATACGGCAACGGAGATATCGACCTGAAGGTGGACTTCCGCCCGCAGGATTACCTGCCCTACCTCCCCCGCATGGGCGTGACGCTGGCCCTGGACCCGGCGCTGGAGAACCTGACCTATCTGGGCCTTGGCCCCGGGCAGACCTATTGCGACCTGAAGGAGAACGCCTCCTTTGGCCTATGGCGCTCCACCGTGTCCCAGCAGTATGTGGATTATATCCGCCCGCAGGAGTACGGCAACCATTACGATACCCGCATGCTGGCCCTTTTAAGCCCCCATGGCCTGGGCCTGGCGGTGATCGCCCGGCAGCCCTTTGAGTTCTCCGCCCGGCACCATACCGATGCGCAGCTGGAAAAGGCCACGCATGACGTTTCTTTGGCGCGTACCGAGCAGGTCATCCTTTCGCTGGATGCGGCCCAGGGGGGCCTTGGCTCCAACAGCTGCGGCCCCGAGCCGCTGCCCCAGCACCGGCTTTACCCCAAGCGCAGGCAGCTGCACGTACTATTGCGGCCGGTGCACCTGTCCCACGGAGACCTGCCGGCCTTTTGCCGCGCCCTGCCGCCCGAGCGGGATACGCTTTAAAGCAGAACCAAAAAGGCAGAGGAAAATGCTCCTCTGCCTTTTGCTTATCCGGCGCTACAGTCGTTTTTCATAGGCCACGCGGGGTGCGCCGTCCGCCAGCGTGATCTGCCCACAAGGCACAAAACCCTGCTTTTCCAGCAAATGGCGCATGGGAGTGTTAGCCCTATGGGTATCGACGCGCAAAGCCTCCACGGCCCCTTTTTGTGCCAATGCGGCGGCCTCTGCCAAAAGGGAGGCACCCAGCCCCTGTCCGCGCCGCCGCGTATCCGCTACCACGCGGTGCAGGGTGCAGTAAGGGCCCTGCTGCAGCCAGGCCCCTTCGATCTGGCGGTAAGTGGGCTCCTCCCCAGGCAGGATCGCCACATAGCCCGCCACGCCGGCGCGTTCCAGCACATACCCTGCGCCTTGACCAATATCCTCCAGGATCGCCTCCCGGCCCGGATAGGGGCCCTGCCACTGATCTATGCCCAGGCGGCGCAAGTGCTCCCGGGCAAGCGCGATCAGATGCAGGATCGCTTCCACATCCGCCGGGGTAGCCGTCCGCAGGTCCATGGGCACGCCTCCCCTCAAAAGCAGGACAAATCGCTTCCTATTAATATTACAGATGTATGTACGTATATAATAGGCAAAAAGTGCTGCCGGCCGTCTGTCAGGCTTTAGGGTGACCCGGCAGATAATCCGGCAGGCGCAGCAGCACGTACAACCCCGCGGCAATGGCGCAAAAGAACATCCAGCACTCCGCCGGCCAGATGTTACCCGAGAACACCGAGCTTAGCACCACCGCAAAAAAGTTGACGATGCCGTGCAGCGCCACCGCGCCCCAGACCTTGCGCCTGCGGTTGTGGATCACCGCGGAGAAGACTAAGAAAGTCAGCCCCACGTGGATAAAATAGCTCAGTGCCCGCTCCATCCCGGCGATGGCGATATCCGCCGGCGCACTCTGGGAGAGGGTTAGCTGCCCTAGCGGCGTGCACAGCAACACCAGGTAGCTGGCCCCCACCAGCACCAGCGCCTCGCAGCTGGCATGGCCCAAGCCAAAGGCCAGCGCGTCGTAACCATCCAGTTGTTCCCTGCGGGAAAGCAGTTTAAGAAAGAAGAACCGGCCCCATTCCTCAAACAGCCCGGCTGAAAAGGAGATTGCCGCCACATATGCGGCATACCCTACCGAGAGCTGCGCGGCAGGGGCTGTAAACCAGCTGCCCACCAGCGCCAGCAGGGGCAGGCGCAGTACCAGCTGGGAGACGGCAAAGGCCAGCGCGCCAAAGCCAAAGGGCAAAAGATTGGCCCGGTCCCGTATCAGCCCAAAGGCCACCAGCGCCAGGGGCACCAGTACCGTAATTACCAAAACAAAGCCCACCGGCATGCCATAGCTTGCCCAAAATGTCATGGAGATCCCTCCCTCATTTGCGGGGATCATCTCCCCCGTCATTTAAGTTTATGCGAAAGGCAGCCTTTCGTCAATACGGGCATCGCCCGAGCCATTAGGAGGAACCGCTTTGAACAACCGCTTGCGTTACCTGCTCGCCTTTATCCTGATCCTCGCCCTGGAGGTGGGGATCGCCCTGTACGTGCACGATGGATTTATCCG
Above is a genomic segment from Luoshenia tenuis containing:
- a CDS encoding glycoside hydrolase family 2 TIM barrel-domain containing protein; protein product: MAKDLENIAVLSAGRLPSRATMYPYAREEAALTFQRELSPYFKLLSGVWAFRYAENAGGFSPAEVLDTSAVETLKWDETPVPSCWQMQGYGRNQYTNIRYPFPVDPPYVPDQNPVGFYRRAFRLPAAFAGRRVHLHFDGVAGFFYVYLNGSRVGFSQGAHLPSEFDITAFLREGDNYLDVVVFQWSFASYLEDQDMWRMNGIFRDVYLTAQGPVYLADVYTRTAFEGRDGVLRITPAMAGNKDTTGYTLSAKLYGPRGQLAASGSFASLQEEMTLRVPDVTPWNCEVPALYTLVLALEGPGGLQQISPLRIGFKEVAVHDGQLWVNGVSVKLKGVNRHDFSPDRGYAVTFEEMERDVRLMKQYNINTVRTSHYPNDPRFLDLCDRYGLFVIDECDIETHGMEEVGNVSAISDDAAWQQAYLERAHRMVLRDRNHPSVIIWSLGNESGHGQNHVAMAQAIRSLDPTRPIHYEGGYDSAELDIVSRMYATLEECIRQGAQVQDERPFFQCEYAHAMGNGPGHLKDYWDAFYRYPRLIGGCVWEWADHGIRVQDEGGASHFAYGGDFGEYPHDSNFCIDGLCNPDRVPHESLKAYKWIIQPVHITAAHPEQGRITVENRHFFRDLGYLTPSWSLRVDGRAVASGALAPLYIGPGESRELELPFPQRLPIPGVWSLQVSFALAQDTLWAHAGHRVAFQQFLLPDTAAAPQLPLAALPSMQTQSDGRVLTVTGTDFTARFDLTQGNLCALGYQGLELIAKGPQPNFWRAPTDNDAHAIEEVWRKAGLHRLQTRKRDCSWHYNKDGTLTVCACARLAAAACPPVADIISTYTVYGNGDIDLKVDFRPQDYLPYLPRMGVTLALDPALENLTYLGLGPGQTYCDLKENASFGLWRSTVSQQYVDYIRPQEYGNHYDTRMLALLSPHGLGLAVIARQPFEFSARHHTDAQLEKATHDVSLARTEQVILSLDAAQGGLGSNSCGPEPLPQHRLYPKRRQLHVLLRPVHLSHGDLPAFCRALPPERDTL
- a CDS encoding GNAT family N-acetyltransferase yields the protein MDLRTATPADVEAILHLIALAREHLRRLGIDQWQGPYPGREAILEDIGQGAGYVLERAGVAGYVAILPGEEPTYRQIEGAWLQQGPYCTLHRVVADTRRRGQGLGASLLAEAAALAQKGAVEALRVDTHRANTPMRHLLEKQGFVPCGQITLADGAPRVAYEKRL
- a CDS encoding YhfC family glutamic-type intramembrane protease, with translation MTFWASYGMPVGFVLVITVLVPLALVAFGLIRDRANLLPFGFGALAFAVSQLVLRLPLLALVGSWFTAPAAQLSVGYAAYVAAISFSAGLFEEWGRFFFLKLLSRREQLDGYDALAFGLGHASCEALVLVGASYLVLLCTPLGQLTLSQSAPADIAIAGMERALSYFIHVGLTFLVFSAVIHNRRRKVWGAVALHGIVNFFAVVLSSVFSGNIWPAECWMFFCAIAAGLYVLLRLPDYLPGHPKA